The Oenanthe melanoleuca isolate GR-GAL-2019-014 chromosome 1A, OMel1.0, whole genome shotgun sequence genome contains a region encoding:
- the CIMIP4 gene encoding testis-expressed protein 33 — protein MWVLFPVELEPTAHRGREHCSLATTSTLQPSSHLHTWTSTGPACLYQPPVTTPVIMDQSCRAQDNAALGTRQKRPNDGTEMTKSSSALASLSDYHQLGYSLGLNLFQGGPLKSQSLMKDSYTPDVFQKATRDPKHWHGKKIHDLGKWYEKHFLDVNVQKAMKEKYGEGKKGSF, from the exons ATGTGGGTTCTGTTTCCCGTGGAACTGGAGCCCACAGCTCATAGAGGGAGGGAGCATTGTTCCCTAGCAACCACCTCCACTCTGCAGCCTTCATCCCACCTCCATACCTGGACTTCAACAGGACCTGCCTGCTTGTACCAGCCACCAGTCACCACACCAGTGATCATGGACCAG AGCTGTCGGGCTCAGGACAATGCAGCATTAGGAACAAGACAGAAAAGACCCAACGACGGTACTGAAATGACAAAAAGCTCCTCAGCCTTGGCATCTCTTTCAGATTACCACCAGCTGGGTTACAGTTTAGGACTAAATCTCTTCCAAG GTGGCCCATTGAAGAGCCAAAGCTTGATGAAAGATTCCTACACCCCTGATGTATTTCAGAAGGCAACCAGGGATCCCAAACATtggcatgggaaaaaaatccatgatcTAG GGAAATGGTATGAGAAGCATTTCCTAGATGTTAACGTGCAGAAAGCCATGAAGGAGAAATATGGAGAGGGTAAAAAAGGCAGTTTCTAG
- the TST gene encoding thiosulfate sulfurtransferase, whose amino-acid sequence MARQGLSRALVTASWLAEAVRAGRVGAGLRVLDASWYPPKERNARQEFKERHIPGASFFDIEECRDKSSPYDFMLPSESQFADYVGGLGVSNDTHVVVYDGDQVGTFYAPRAWWMFRAFGHKEVSVLDGGFKNWLKEGHPVTAEVTQPTPAVFKARLNRALVKTFDEMVQNVSSLKFQVVDSRPEGRFRGTELDQGLESGHIPGAVNIPFSSFLSETGHERSIEEIQEIFRAKKVDLSKPLAATCRKGVTACQIALAAFLCGKRDVAVYDGSWSEWFHHAPPHYKVSEAKRGKA is encoded by the exons ATGGCGCGGCAGGGCCTGAGCCGGGCGCTGGTCACGGCCTCCTGGCTGGCCGAGGCGGTGCGGGCCGGCCGCGTGGGCGCCGGCCTGCGGGTGCTGGACGCCTCCTGGTACCCCCCCAAGGAGCGGAACGCCCGGCAGGAGTTCAAGGAGAGGCACATCCCCGGGGCGTCGTTCTTCGACATCGAGGAGTGCCGGGACAAGTCGTCCCCCTACGACTTCATGCTGCCCAGCGAGTCGCAGTTCGCCGACTACgtgggggggctgggggtcagCAATGACACCCATGTGGTGGTGTACGACGGGGACCAGGTGGGCACCTTCTACGCGCCCCGCGCCTGGTGGATGTTCCGCGCCTTCGGGCACAAGGAGGTCTCCGTGCTGGACGGGGGCTTCAAGAATTGGCTGAAGGAGGGGCACCCTGTCACGGCCGAGGTCACCCAGCCCACCCCGGCTGTCTTTAAGGCCAGGCTGAACAGGGCCCTGGTGAAGACTTTTGACGAGATGGTGCAGAACGTGTCGTCCCTAAAGTTCCAGGTGGTGGATTCCCGCCCCGAGGGCCGGTTTcgggggacagagctggaccaaG GATTGGAATCTGGCCACATCCCTGGCGCTGTGAACATACCCTTCAGCTCGTTCCTATCAGAAACGGGGCACGAGAGGAGCATTGAGGAGATCCAGGAGATATTCCGTGCCAAGAAGGTGGATCTGTCGAAGCCGCTGGCGGCCACGTGCCGCAAGGGCGTGACGGCGTGTCAGATCGCGCTGGCCGCCTTCCTGTGCGGCAAGCGCGACGTGGCCGTGTACGACGGCTCCTGGTCCGAGTGGTTCCACCACGCCCCGCCCCACTACAAGGTCTCCGAGGCAAAGCGTGGCAAGGCCTAG
- the LOC130248634 gene encoding 3-mercaptopyruvate sulfurtransferase-like isoform X2 — translation MIARVPPEWHTAVPAVPTAKDFSHPCCLCVQCFTELHSQLQQKHSVMALGSERATVDPLSQVDSGRIQKSANLSQDSGAMSQQLLYRALVSAKWLSEAIKSQQAGLALRIVDASWYLPKMKRDPKREFEERHIPGAVFFDIDQCSDRTSPYDHMLPKANDFAEYVGKLGVRNDSHVVVYDGSDQGLFSAPRVWWMFRVFGHEAVSLLDGGLKNWQREGNALSSGKTQVAPSEFHASLDKSLVKTYEDVLDNLDSHRFQLVDARAAGRFRGVEPEPRDGIEPGHVPGSTSIPFTDFLTESGLEKTPEQIRALFQEKKVDLLKPVVATCGSGVTACHVALGAYLCGKPDVAVYDGAWVEWYMRAQPENIISEGKGKTV, via the exons ATGATTGCCAGAGTGCCTCCTGAATG GCACACTGCTGtacctgctgtccccactgcaaAGGACTTCTCTCACCCCTGCTGCTTGTGTGTCCAGTGTTTCACCGAG cttcaCAGCCAACTGCAACAAAAGCATTCAGTGATGGCACTGGGGTCTGAACGTGCAACTGTGGATCCCTTAAG TCAGGTGGACTCAGGCAGAATCCAGAAATCGGCTAATCTCAGTCAGGACTCGGGAGCGATGTCGCAACAACTCCTCTACCGAGCTCTGGTGTCTGCAAAATGGCTTTCAGAAGCCATCAAGTCCCAGCAAGCTGGCCTGGCCTTGAGAATCGTGGATGCATCCTGGTATTTGCCGAAGATGAAGCGTGATCCGAAGCGGGAGTTTGAGGAGCGCCACATCCCCGGTGCGGTTTTCTTCGACATTGACCAGTGCAGCGACCGAACCTCGCCTTACGATCACATGCTGCCCAAGGCTAATGACTTTGCCGAGTATGTGGGCAAGCTGGGTGTGAGGAATGATTCCCATGTTGTGGTGTATGATGGCAGCGACCAAGGTCTCTTCTCAGCACCCCGGGTATGGTGGATGTTCCGGGTCTTTGGACACGAAGCTGTCTCCCTTCTGGATGGTGGCCTGAAGAACTGGCAGCGAGAGGGCAATGCACTTAGCTCTGGGAAAACCCAGGTAGCTCCATCGGAGTTCCATGCCTCCTTGGACAAGTCCCTGGTGAAAACATATGAGGATGTCTTAGATAACCTGGATTCCCATCGCTTCCAGCTAGTGGATGCCCGTGCTGCAGGACGGTTCCGGGGAGTAGAGCCAGAGCCCCGAGATG GAATTGAGCCTGGTCATGTCCCTGGGTCGACGAGCATCCCCTTCACTGATTTCCTCACAGAGTCTGGCTTAGAGAAGACCCCTGAGCAGATCCGTGCTCTGTTCCAGGAGAAGAAGGTGGACCTCCTAAAGCCAGTGGTAGCCACGTGTGGCTCTGGGGTCACTGCCTGCCACGTGGCTCTGGGGGCCTACCTCTGTGGCAAGCCAGATGTCGCGGTGTACGACGGGGCCTGGGTGGAATGGTACATGCGGGCACAgcctgaaaatattatttctgagggaaaggggaaaacagTGTAA
- the LOC130248634 gene encoding 3-mercaptopyruvate sulfurtransferase-like isoform X1, protein MIARVPPEWSVRKVSFTLFQRGGYSGIYQGLNYTARASFNQLQFHSRHTAVPAVPTAKDFSHPCCLCVQCFTELHSQLQQKHSVMALGSERATVDPLSQVDSGRIQKSANLSQDSGAMSQQLLYRALVSAKWLSEAIKSQQAGLALRIVDASWYLPKMKRDPKREFEERHIPGAVFFDIDQCSDRTSPYDHMLPKANDFAEYVGKLGVRNDSHVVVYDGSDQGLFSAPRVWWMFRVFGHEAVSLLDGGLKNWQREGNALSSGKTQVAPSEFHASLDKSLVKTYEDVLDNLDSHRFQLVDARAAGRFRGVEPEPRDGIEPGHVPGSTSIPFTDFLTESGLEKTPEQIRALFQEKKVDLLKPVVATCGSGVTACHVALGAYLCGKPDVAVYDGAWVEWYMRAQPENIISEGKGKTV, encoded by the exons ATGATTGCCAGAGTGCCTCCTGAATGGTCAGTCAGGAAAGTTTCCTTTACACTCTTTCAGAGGGGAGGTTATTCTGGGATATACCAAGGCTTAAATTACACAGCAAGGGCCTCTTTTAACCAACTTCAATTTCATTCCAGGCACACTGCTGtacctgctgtccccactgcaaAGGACTTCTCTCACCCCTGCTGCTTGTGTGTCCAGTGTTTCACCGAG cttcaCAGCCAACTGCAACAAAAGCATTCAGTGATGGCACTGGGGTCTGAACGTGCAACTGTGGATCCCTTAAG TCAGGTGGACTCAGGCAGAATCCAGAAATCGGCTAATCTCAGTCAGGACTCGGGAGCGATGTCGCAACAACTCCTCTACCGAGCTCTGGTGTCTGCAAAATGGCTTTCAGAAGCCATCAAGTCCCAGCAAGCTGGCCTGGCCTTGAGAATCGTGGATGCATCCTGGTATTTGCCGAAGATGAAGCGTGATCCGAAGCGGGAGTTTGAGGAGCGCCACATCCCCGGTGCGGTTTTCTTCGACATTGACCAGTGCAGCGACCGAACCTCGCCTTACGATCACATGCTGCCCAAGGCTAATGACTTTGCCGAGTATGTGGGCAAGCTGGGTGTGAGGAATGATTCCCATGTTGTGGTGTATGATGGCAGCGACCAAGGTCTCTTCTCAGCACCCCGGGTATGGTGGATGTTCCGGGTCTTTGGACACGAAGCTGTCTCCCTTCTGGATGGTGGCCTGAAGAACTGGCAGCGAGAGGGCAATGCACTTAGCTCTGGGAAAACCCAGGTAGCTCCATCGGAGTTCCATGCCTCCTTGGACAAGTCCCTGGTGAAAACATATGAGGATGTCTTAGATAACCTGGATTCCCATCGCTTCCAGCTAGTGGATGCCCGTGCTGCAGGACGGTTCCGGGGAGTAGAGCCAGAGCCCCGAGATG GAATTGAGCCTGGTCATGTCCCTGGGTCGACGAGCATCCCCTTCACTGATTTCCTCACAGAGTCTGGCTTAGAGAAGACCCCTGAGCAGATCCGTGCTCTGTTCCAGGAGAAGAAGGTGGACCTCCTAAAGCCAGTGGTAGCCACGTGTGGCTCTGGGGTCACTGCCTGCCACGTGGCTCTGGGGGCCTACCTCTGTGGCAAGCCAGATGTCGCGGTGTACGACGGGGCCTGGGTGGAATGGTACATGCGGGCACAgcctgaaaatattatttctgagggaaaggggaaaacagTGTAA
- the LOC130248634 gene encoding 3-mercaptopyruvate sulfurtransferase-like isoform X3 gives MALGSERATVDPLSQVDSGRIQKSANLSQDSGAMSQQLLYRALVSAKWLSEAIKSQQAGLALRIVDASWYLPKMKRDPKREFEERHIPGAVFFDIDQCSDRTSPYDHMLPKANDFAEYVGKLGVRNDSHVVVYDGSDQGLFSAPRVWWMFRVFGHEAVSLLDGGLKNWQREGNALSSGKTQVAPSEFHASLDKSLVKTYEDVLDNLDSHRFQLVDARAAGRFRGVEPEPRDGIEPGHVPGSTSIPFTDFLTESGLEKTPEQIRALFQEKKVDLLKPVVATCGSGVTACHVALGAYLCGKPDVAVYDGAWVEWYMRAQPENIISEGKGKTV, from the exons ATGGCACTGGGGTCTGAACGTGCAACTGTGGATCCCTTAAG TCAGGTGGACTCAGGCAGAATCCAGAAATCGGCTAATCTCAGTCAGGACTCGGGAGCGATGTCGCAACAACTCCTCTACCGAGCTCTGGTGTCTGCAAAATGGCTTTCAGAAGCCATCAAGTCCCAGCAAGCTGGCCTGGCCTTGAGAATCGTGGATGCATCCTGGTATTTGCCGAAGATGAAGCGTGATCCGAAGCGGGAGTTTGAGGAGCGCCACATCCCCGGTGCGGTTTTCTTCGACATTGACCAGTGCAGCGACCGAACCTCGCCTTACGATCACATGCTGCCCAAGGCTAATGACTTTGCCGAGTATGTGGGCAAGCTGGGTGTGAGGAATGATTCCCATGTTGTGGTGTATGATGGCAGCGACCAAGGTCTCTTCTCAGCACCCCGGGTATGGTGGATGTTCCGGGTCTTTGGACACGAAGCTGTCTCCCTTCTGGATGGTGGCCTGAAGAACTGGCAGCGAGAGGGCAATGCACTTAGCTCTGGGAAAACCCAGGTAGCTCCATCGGAGTTCCATGCCTCCTTGGACAAGTCCCTGGTGAAAACATATGAGGATGTCTTAGATAACCTGGATTCCCATCGCTTCCAGCTAGTGGATGCCCGTGCTGCAGGACGGTTCCGGGGAGTAGAGCCAGAGCCCCGAGATG GAATTGAGCCTGGTCATGTCCCTGGGTCGACGAGCATCCCCTTCACTGATTTCCTCACAGAGTCTGGCTTAGAGAAGACCCCTGAGCAGATCCGTGCTCTGTTCCAGGAGAAGAAGGTGGACCTCCTAAAGCCAGTGGTAGCCACGTGTGGCTCTGGGGTCACTGCCTGCCACGTGGCTCTGGGGGCCTACCTCTGTGGCAAGCCAGATGTCGCGGTGTACGACGGGGCCTGGGTGGAATGGTACATGCGGGCACAgcctgaaaatattatttctgagggaaaggggaaaacagTGTAA